One Streptomyces sp. CNQ-509 DNA window includes the following coding sequences:
- a CDS encoding cell division protein SepF produces MAGAMRKMAVYLGLVEDDGYDGPGYDPDDEFEPEPEPERRHRHQAPQPPHQEEPPRAIASPPAQRERPTDREPAGRSPGLLPESGRSGRIAPVSSITPDRPSLEKSAPVIMPKAVSEREPYRITTLHPRTYNEARTIGEHFREGTPVIMNLTEMDDTDAKRLVDFAAGLVFGLHGSIERVTQKVFLLSPANVDVTAEDKARIAEGGFFNQS; encoded by the coding sequence ATGGCCGGCGCAATGCGCAAGATGGCGGTCTACCTCGGCCTCGTGGAGGACGATGGGTACGACGGCCCGGGGTACGACCCCGACGACGAGTTCGAGCCGGAGCCCGAGCCCGAGCGGCGCCACCGCCACCAGGCCCCGCAACCGCCGCACCAGGAGGAGCCGCCGCGGGCGATCGCTTCGCCGCCGGCGCAGCGGGAGCGGCCCACGGACCGCGAGCCGGCGGGGCGTTCACCCGGACTCCTGCCCGAATCGGGGCGTTCGGGGCGAATCGCTCCCGTGTCTTCCATCACACCTGACCGTCCCAGCCTGGAGAAGAGTGCGCCGGTGATCATGCCCAAGGCCGTGTCGGAGCGGGAGCCTTACCGGATCACGACGCTCCACCCGCGTACGTACAACGAGGCACGTACCATCGGGGAACACTTCCGCGAGGGTACGCCTGTGATCATGAACTTGACCGAGATGGACGACACGGACGCGAAGCGACTTGTCGACTTTGCGGCTGGACTCGTCTTCGGGCTGCACGGCAGCATCGAGCGAGTGACTCAGAAGGTGTTCCTGTTGTCGCCTGCTAACGTCGACGTAACAGCGGAGGACAAGGCCCGCATCGCAGAGGGCGGGTTCTTCAACCAAAGCTGA
- a CDS encoding YggT family protein: MDVALQVIYIALFVFLIVLIFRLIMDYVFMFARSWEPGKAMVVLLEGAYTVTDPPLKLLRRFIPPLRLGGVALDLSFFVLMIIVYILLTVVGGAR, from the coding sequence ATGGACGTCGCGCTTCAAGTGATCTACATCGCGCTGTTCGTTTTCCTGATCGTGCTGATCTTCCGGTTGATCATGGACTACGTGTTCATGTTCGCCCGCTCCTGGGAGCCGGGCAAAGCCATGGTGGTGTTGCTTGAGGGCGCCTACACGGTCACGGATCCACCACTCAAGCTCCTGCGGCGGTTCATTCCGCCACTGCGTCTAGGGGGCGTGGCGCTGGACCTGTCCTTCTTCGTCCTGATGATCATCGTCTACATCCTCCTCACC